In Sorghum bicolor cultivar BTx623 chromosome 8, Sorghum_bicolor_NCBIv3, whole genome shotgun sequence, one genomic interval encodes:
- the LOC8063251 gene encoding serine/threonine-protein kinase D6PKL1, producing MGSSGCSSEIVESTEEFDSTPFGGSSLLHIKLKDEEKRGKCHDYPVEDDLDQLLKAIDSRTFRRALSPGSTGGNALGNSVLKKPARSGLSQSAGIGISSKTVNMKQALRRLCISQASEMAAMKRLSMSPGSSSSSEAGTIHRLYASLMVQSSSEGLLHDDEKMNLIEISLTPEKIGSSRGTSEFSEDCEFETADGSAVTSTSICSASSTSAEIRKIRIQDVISGDPMDNESSLVENGKLGSKFSVATDDGSPRVPILSKPITTSRLVKPVFRCKPSGKKKVKEEPSSLGDSSNSTKFCSSKESISLASTSCSSTSSVTNPTSCAEEEKSTPGPEKSDGTSSEWLAEEKGECSQNSKSSISEYGCSTSISGESQFGLCGYSNRPHMAKDLRWLTIRQLALQQGSLGLDNFKLLKRLGCGDIGTVYLAELVDSDCLFALKVMDIEYLINRKKMLRAQAEREILEMLDHPFLPTLYAHFTTDNLSCLVMEYCPGGDLHVLRQRQPGKSFPEPAARFYVAEVLLALEYLHMLGVIYRDLKPENILVREDGHIMLSDFDLSLRCSVNPVLLRSSSITANHQPRKLTGPCAENYCINSSCLQQPSCAQTSCFTPRLPSIPKPRKPKSSQKRLPQLVVEPTDARSNSFVGTHEYLAPEIIKGDGHGSAVDWWTFGVFLYELLYGKTPFRGPGNDETLANVVSQNLRFPDNPSVSSNAKDLIRGLLVKEPENRFGSLRGAAEIKQHPFFEGLNWALIRSAAPPETQPCNVVTLAKERKKEGKCLEFRSNSEDLEFEVF from the exons ATGGGGTCGTCTGGCTGTAGCTCTGAGATAGTTGAGTCCACCGAGGAATTCGACAGTACACCCTTTGGTGGATCCAGCTTGCTGCATATTAAACTCAAAGATGAAGAGAAGCGCGGCAAATGTCATGATTATCCTGTGGAAGATGACCTCGACCAGCTTCTTAAAGCTATTGATAGCAGGACCTTCCGAAGGGCGCTTAGTCCTGGCAGCACAGGTGGAAATGCGCTGGGGAATAGTGTTCTCAAGAAACCAGCTAGGTCTGGGTTGTCTCAAAGTGCAGGCATCGGGATATCCTCTAAGACTGTTAATATGAAGCAAGCGCTGAGAAGGCTATGCATTTCCCAGGCATCGGAAATGGCTGCAATGAAGAGGTTGTCGATGTCACCTGGATCTTCAAGTTCATCCGAAGCTGGGACTATCCACAGGCTTTATGCCTCTTTGATGGTCCAAAGTAGTTCTGAGGGTCTTCTGCATGATGATGAGAAGATGAACCTGATTGAAATATCGCTCACTCCAGAGAAGATTGGTTCATCTAGAGGTACGAGTGAGTTCAGCGAAGACTGTGAATTTGAGACAGCTGATGGAAGTGCAGTCACCTCTACCTCTATCTGTTCTGCTTCGTCAACCTCCGCTGAGATTAGGAAGATCAGAATCCAAGATGTAATCAGTGGTGACCCTATGGATAATGAGAGTTCCTTGGTGGAAAATGGTAAACTAGGAAGTAAATTTTCTGTAGCTACTGATGATGGCTCTCCCAGAGTCCCAATCTTGAGCAAACCTATCACTACATCCCGACTTGTGAAGCCAGTCTTTCGATGCAAGCCTTCTGGTAAGAAGAAAGTGAAAGAAGAACCATCTTCGTTGGGTGATTCCTCCAATAGTACTAAATTCTGCTCTTCAAAGGAGTCAATCTCCCTCGCATCAACCAGCTGCTCTTCAACATCTAGTGTTACAAATCCCACCAGCTGTGCAGAAGAAGAGAAATCAACTCCaggaccagaaaaatctgaTGGAACATCTTCTGAGTGGTTGGCAGAGGAAAAGGGCGAGTGTTCCCAGAATTCAAAGAGCAGTATTAGTGAGTATGGTTGTAGCACAAGTATCAGCGGCGAGAGCCAATTTGGATTGTGTGGCTATAGTAACAGGCCAcacatggcaaaggatctgcggTGGCTAACCATTCGTCAGTTGGCATTGCAACAGGGTTCCTTAGGACTCGACAATTTCAAGCTTCTGAAGAGGCTTGGTTGTGGGGACATTGGGACTGTATATCTTGCTGAGTTGGTTGATTCAGATTGCTTATTTGCTTTGAAGGTTATGGACATTGAGTACCTTATTAATAGAAAGAAGATGCTACGAGCACAAGCTGAGAGGGAGATATTAGAAATGCTAGATCATCCATTTCTCCCGACTCTTTATGCCCATTTTACCACGGACAATCTCTCATGTTTGGTCATGGAGTACTGTCCAGGCGGTGATTTGCATGTTCTTCGTCAAAGACAACCTGGAAAAAGCTTTCCAGAGCCAGCAGCAAG GTTTTATGTTGCAGAAGTTCTCCTtgctttggaatatcttcacaTGCTAGGGGTCATATACCGTGATCTAAAGCCGGAGAACATTCTAGTCCGTGAAGATGGGCATATAATGTTATCAGACTTTGACCTTTCACTGAGGTGCTCAGTGAATCCAGTGCTCCTTCGGTCATCTTCTATTACAGCAAATCACCAACCAAGGAAACTTACAGGACCTTGTGCAGAGAACTACTGCATCAATTCGTCTTGCCTCCAGCAACCCTCTTGTGCCCAAACATCTTGCTTCACACCACGACTACCATCAATTCCAAAGCCTCGGAAGCCCAAGTCCTCCCAGAAAAGGCTTCCTCAGCTTGTTGTAGAGCCTACTGATGCACGCTCTAATTCCTTTGTTGGCACACATGAGTACCTTGCACCAGAAATCATCAAAGGGGATGGCCATGGAAGTGCTGTTGACTGGTGGACCTTTGGCGTCTTCCTTTATGAACTTTTATATGGCAAGACACCCTTCAGAGGACCTGGGAATGATGAAACATTGGCAAATGTGGTCTCACAGAATCTCCGGTTCCCAGACAATCCATCTGTGAGCAGCAACGCCAAAGATCTGATCAGAGGTTTACTGGTGAAGGAGCCTGAGAACAGATTTGGATCGTTGAGAGGAGCTGCTGAAATCAAGCAGCACCCTTTCTTTGAAGGATTGAATTGGGCTCTGATTCGTTCTGCTGCTCCTCCAGAGACACAACCTTGCAACGTCGTGACTCTTGCCAAAGAGCGGAagaaagaaggcaaatgcctggAGTTCAGAAGCAACTCCGAGGACCTTGAATTTGAAGTTTTTTAG